In Pelotomaculum isophthalicicum JI, the sequence GGTCCTTCCTGCTTCAGTTTTTTAATCCTCCTTTTGGACTTGTCCACTCTCTAACCACTTTAAAAGCGCCTGGCGGCTTAGACGCCATTCCCTGCCTACCTTCCTCGCTGGGATTTCTCCCTCTCGAAGAAGTTTCTTTAAAGTGGTTTGGCTAATCCTTAAAAACTCCGCCGCC encodes:
- a CDS encoding helix-turn-helix domain-containing protein, giving the protein MNLEEAAEFLRISQTTLKKLLREGEIPARKVGREWRLSRQALLKWLESGQVQKED